A window from Synechococcus sp. RSCCF101 encodes these proteins:
- the carA gene encoding glutamine-hydrolyzing carbamoyl-phosphate synthase small subunit codes for MTATASAAPASTGTGGAPREAVLVLADGLVFRGQAFGACGTSLGEVVFNTGMTGYQEVMTDPSYSGQLVTFTYPELGNTGVNEEDMEASRPQVRGVIARELAPVPSSWRSSQTLADWLEEHRVVGISGLDTRRLVRHLRETGAMNGAISSDGTAPAELLEQVRSAPQMSGLNLADTVSTAEPYTWSRPCEARFDQRLKASGGEPHRVVAVDFGIKRAILDRLVAHGCEVTVVPSSSTVEAILSHRPEGVFLSNGPGDPSAVKRGIELAKGLIAQDDLPLFGICMGHQILGLALGGTTFKLGYGHRGLNHPCGRPGVVEITSQNHGFALDPDSLDASELEITHLNLNDRTVAALAHRHKPIIGVQYHPEASPGPHDADHHFGRFVALMASRR; via the coding sequence ATGACGGCAACCGCTTCCGCAGCCCCTGCGAGCACCGGAACCGGCGGTGCACCGCGGGAGGCGGTTCTGGTGCTGGCCGACGGGCTGGTGTTCCGCGGTCAGGCCTTCGGCGCCTGCGGCACCAGCCTCGGTGAGGTGGTCTTCAACACCGGCATGACCGGCTACCAGGAGGTGATGACCGATCCCAGCTACTCGGGCCAGCTGGTCACCTTCACCTACCCGGAGCTGGGCAACACCGGCGTCAATGAGGAGGACATGGAGGCCAGCCGGCCGCAGGTGCGGGGGGTGATCGCCCGCGAGCTCGCGCCGGTGCCGAGCAGCTGGCGCTCCAGCCAGACCCTGGCGGACTGGCTGGAGGAGCACCGGGTGGTGGGCATCTCGGGCCTCGACACCCGCCGGCTGGTGCGTCACCTGCGGGAGACCGGTGCCATGAACGGCGCCATCAGCAGCGACGGCACCGCACCGGCGGAGCTACTGGAGCAGGTGCGCAGCGCGCCCCAGATGAGCGGCCTCAACCTGGCGGACACGGTGAGCACCGCCGAGCCCTACACCTGGAGCCGCCCCTGTGAAGCCCGCTTCGACCAGCGCCTGAAGGCCTCCGGCGGCGAGCCCCATCGCGTGGTGGCGGTGGACTTCGGCATCAAGCGGGCCATCCTCGATCGACTGGTGGCCCACGGCTGTGAGGTCACCGTGGTGCCCTCCTCCAGCACCGTGGAGGCAATCCTTTCGCACCGGCCGGAGGGGGTGTTTCTCTCCAACGGCCCCGGAGACCCGTCGGCGGTCAAGCGCGGCATCGAGCTGGCCAAAGGCCTGATCGCTCAGGACGACCTGCCTCTGTTCGGCATCTGCATGGGCCATCAGATCCTCGGCCTGGCCCTCGGCGGCACCACCTTCAAACTGGGCTACGGCCACCGCGGCCTCAACCACCCCTGCGGTCGCCCCGGCGTGGTGGAGATCACCAGCCAGAACCACGGCTTCGCGCTCGATCCGGATTCCCTCGATGCCTCGGAGCTGGAGATCACACATCTCAACCTGAACGACCGCACCGTGGCGGCGCTGGCGCACCGGCACAAGCCGATCATCGGGGTGCAGTACCACCCGGAAGCCAGTCCCGGCCCGCATGATGCGGACCATCACTTCGGCCGCTTCGTGGCCCTGATGGCCAGCCGCCGTTAG
- the trpD gene encoding anthranilate phosphoribosyltransferase: MTETIASWPALLEQLLAGTDLEEAQAEALMRAWLAGALSPVLGAALLTALRAKGLSGGELAAMARVLQAASALEVPRPAGALVDTCGTGGDGADSFNISTAVAFTASACGVRIAKHGNRSASGRVGSADVLEDLGLNLSAGQAQVVGAIDAAGLTFLFAPSWHPALASLAPLRRELGIRTVFNLLGPLVNPLRPDAQVLGVARADLLDPMAEALARMGMQRAVVVHGAGGLDEASLSGPSDLRLVEHGAVRTDRLDPDSLGLETAPLAALAGGDRQRNAAILEAVLRGEGTRPQADVVALNTALVLWAAGTAGSWSEGLARARGSLAAGEPWQRLVSLRNVLSTGDGA; this comes from the coding sequence ATGACCGAGACCATCGCCTCCTGGCCCGCCCTGCTGGAGCAGCTTCTGGCCGGAACCGATCTGGAGGAGGCACAGGCGGAGGCCCTGATGCGGGCCTGGCTCGCCGGCGCCCTCAGCCCCGTCCTCGGGGCAGCGCTGCTCACCGCCCTGCGCGCCAAGGGCCTGAGCGGCGGCGAGCTGGCCGCCATGGCCCGGGTGCTGCAGGCCGCCAGTGCCCTGGAGGTGCCCCGGCCGGCCGGTGCCCTGGTGGACACCTGCGGCACGGGCGGTGACGGAGCCGACAGCTTCAACATCTCCACCGCAGTGGCCTTCACGGCGAGCGCCTGCGGGGTGCGCATCGCGAAGCACGGCAACCGCAGCGCCAGCGGTCGGGTGGGATCAGCCGATGTGCTCGAGGATCTCGGCCTGAACCTGAGCGCGGGCCAGGCACAGGTGGTGGGCGCCATCGATGCGGCCGGGCTGACCTTTCTCTTCGCGCCGTCGTGGCATCCGGCCCTGGCCTCCCTGGCTCCCCTGCGGCGGGAACTGGGCATCCGCACCGTCTTCAACCTGCTGGGACCGCTGGTGAACCCGCTGCGCCCGGATGCTCAGGTGCTGGGTGTGGCCCGGGCGGACCTGCTCGACCCGATGGCCGAGGCCCTGGCACGGATGGGCATGCAGCGGGCCGTGGTGGTGCACGGAGCCGGCGGCCTGGACGAGGCGTCGCTCTCCGGCCCCAGCGACCTGCGCCTGGTGGAGCACGGTGCCGTGCGGACGGACCGGCTCGACCCGGACAGCCTCGGACTGGAGACCGCTCCGCTGGCGGCACTGGCGGGGGGGGATCGTCAGCGGAACGCGGCGATCCTGGAGGCCGTGCTCAGGGGAGAGGGAACCCGGCCCCAGGCCGATGTGGTGGCCCTCAACACCGCCCTGGTGCTCTGGGCGGCGGGAACGGCCGGATCCTGGAGCGAGGGACTGGCGCGGGCCCGGGGCAGCCTGGCGGCCGGGGAGCCCTGGCAGCGGCTTGTGTCCCTCAGGAACGTTCTGAGCACCGGGGACGGGGCATGA
- the msrA gene encoding peptide-methionine (S)-S-oxide reductase MsrA, with protein sequence MFARFLGQPPAGRATAIPTAERHAVLGTPIQAPPGPGQEEVLFGCGCFWGAEKGFWRLPGVVSTAVGYAGGQVPNPTYDEVCSGLTGHSEVVRVVWTSDALDFSDLLKLFWECHDPTQGDRQGNDRGSQYRSAIFTFSPRQQELALASRDAYQAALGAKGYPAITTEIAADRTFYFAEAYHQQYLAKPGSRPYCSAQPSGQPLGSFPGSDYRLPASVWDHFDWSVQHCVLRGDNAPISV encoded by the coding sequence ATGTTTGCCCGTTTCCTGGGCCAGCCCCCCGCGGGTCGCGCCACGGCCATCCCCACCGCCGAGCGCCATGCCGTTCTGGGCACACCGATCCAGGCGCCTCCGGGGCCCGGGCAGGAGGAGGTGCTCTTCGGCTGCGGCTGCTTCTGGGGGGCGGAGAAGGGCTTCTGGCGCCTTCCGGGCGTGGTGAGCACCGCCGTGGGTTACGCCGGCGGTCAGGTTCCCAATCCCACCTACGACGAGGTCTGCAGCGGCCTCACCGGCCATTCGGAGGTGGTCCGCGTGGTGTGGACCAGTGATGCGCTGGATTTCAGCGATCTGCTGAAGCTCTTCTGGGAGTGCCACGACCCCACCCAGGGGGACCGTCAGGGCAACGACCGCGGCAGCCAGTACCGATCGGCGATCTTCACCTTCAGCCCGCGCCAGCAGGAGCTGGCCCTGGCCAGCCGGGACGCTTATCAGGCCGCCCTCGGCGCGAAGGGCTACCCGGCGATCACCACCGAGATCGCGGCCGACAGGACCTTCTACTTCGCCGAGGCCTATCACCAGCAGTACCTGGCCAAGCCGGGCAGCCGGCCCTACTGCTCGGCGCAGCCCAGCGGCCAGCCGCTCGGGTCCTTCCCCGGTTCCGACTACCGCCTGCCGGCCTCCGTCTGGGATCACTTCGACTGGTCCGTTCAGCACTGCGTGCTGCGCGGTGACAATGCCCCGATCAGCGTCTGA
- a CDS encoding ABC transporter ATP-binding protein, translating into MPAIRLDLIARYLRPHRRAVIKGGVALVAVNLLGVLIPLRVRTAIDDLQDGFQLDDILVQAAIIVALATVMGGVRLWSRMLVFGAGRDVEVGLRQRIFSHMLRQDPGWVQRTGSGEVISRATSDVENVRRLLGFAVLSLTNTLLAYAFTLPAMLAIDPWLSLAAVAVYPVMLITVGRFGGRMMRQQRQQQETLAGLSSLIQEDLSGIGAIKIYGQEPTEQEAFSSRNRRYRDAALSLARTRSILFPLLEGLSSVSLLLLLALGSGQLESGRLSIGALVALILFVERLVFPTALLGFTLSTFQTGQVSLERVEQLLSREPAIRSSERPLSPPVDGPGRLQARNLTVRYDEQSDPALSGLSFDLQPGELVAVVGPVGCGKTTLARALGRMVPVASGQLFLDGVDVTAMELGDLRRHVAMVPQEGYLFTASLADNIRYGEPHAARERVETVAEQARLAGDIRGFPDGFETLVGERGITLSGGQRQRTALSRALIMDAPILVLDDALASVDNATAAAILEELRHQRQRTILLISHQLSAAAGCDRILVMEDGRIVQEGEHRTLLARSGTYQRLWDREQAEERLRTVVRA; encoded by the coding sequence ATGCCCGCCATCCGGCTCGATCTGATCGCCCGCTATCTGCGGCCCCACAGGAGGGCCGTGATCAAAGGTGGTGTGGCGCTGGTGGCGGTGAACCTGCTGGGAGTGCTGATCCCCCTCCGGGTGCGCACGGCCATCGACGATCTGCAGGACGGCTTTCAGCTGGACGACATCCTCGTTCAGGCGGCGATCATCGTGGCCCTGGCCACCGTGATGGGCGGGGTGCGGCTCTGGTCGCGGATGCTGGTGTTCGGAGCCGGCCGCGATGTGGAGGTGGGTCTGCGCCAGCGGATCTTTTCCCACATGCTGCGCCAGGACCCCGGCTGGGTGCAGCGCACCGGCAGCGGTGAGGTGATCAGCCGGGCCACCAGCGACGTGGAGAACGTGCGCCGGCTGCTGGGCTTCGCTGTGCTCAGCCTCACCAACACCCTGCTGGCCTACGCCTTCACCCTGCCGGCGATGCTGGCGATCGACCCCTGGCTCAGCCTGGCGGCGGTGGCGGTCTACCCGGTGATGCTGATCACCGTGGGGCGCTTCGGTGGCCGGATGATGCGCCAGCAGCGCCAGCAGCAGGAAACCCTCGCCGGCCTCAGCAGCCTGATTCAGGAGGACCTCTCCGGCATCGGCGCGATCAAGATCTACGGCCAGGAGCCCACCGAGCAGGAGGCGTTCTCCTCACGCAACCGTCGCTATCGCGATGCCGCCCTCTCCCTGGCCCGCACGCGCAGCATCCTCTTCCCGCTGCTCGAAGGTCTCTCCTCCGTGAGCCTGCTGCTGCTGCTGGCCCTCGGCAGCGGCCAGCTGGAGAGCGGCCGGCTCAGCATCGGCGCGCTCGTGGCGCTGATCCTCTTCGTGGAGCGGCTGGTGTTCCCCACCGCTCTGCTGGGCTTCACCCTCAGCACCTTCCAGACCGGCCAGGTCAGCCTCGAGCGGGTGGAGCAACTGCTCTCCCGCGAGCCGGCGATCCGCTCCAGCGAGCGTCCTCTTTCTCCCCCGGTGGATGGACCCGGGCGGCTTCAGGCCCGCAACCTCACCGTCCGCTACGACGAGCAGAGCGACCCGGCCCTGAGCGGTCTCAGCTTCGATCTGCAGCCCGGCGAGCTCGTGGCGGTGGTGGGTCCGGTCGGATGCGGCAAGACCACCCTGGCCCGCGCCCTCGGCCGCATGGTTCCGGTGGCCTCCGGCCAGCTCTTCCTCGATGGTGTGGATGTGACGGCCATGGAGCTCGGCGATCTGCGCCGGCACGTGGCGATGGTGCCCCAGGAGGGCTACCTGTTCACCGCCAGCCTGGCCGACAACATCCGCTACGGCGAGCCGCACGCCGCCCGGGAGCGCGTCGAGACGGTGGCGGAGCAGGCCCGTCTGGCCGGCGACATCCGCGGCTTCCCCGATGGCTTCGAGACCCTGGTGGGGGAGCGCGGCATCACCCTCAGTGGCGGACAGCGCCAGCGCACCGCCCTGAGCCGGGCCCTGATCATGGATGCGCCGATCCTTGTGCTCGACGACGCCCTGGCCAGCGTCGACAACGCCACAGCGGCCGCGATCCTCGAGGAGCTGCGCCATCAGCGCCAGCGCACCATCCTGCTGATCTCCCACCAGCTCTCGGCTGCCGCCGGCTGCGATCGGATCCTGGTGATGGAGGACGGACGCATCGTCCAGGAAGGGGAGCACCGCACCCTGCTGGCCCGCAGCGGCACCTACCAGCGGCTCTGGGACCGGGAACAGGCGGAGGAGCGGCTGCGAACTGTTGTGAGGGCCTGA
- a CDS encoding sugar transferase produces the protein MSLIPDHPYLVSEAGGSLIITVPQLLTVNEADAFRSFLEERLNGAEGLKRLILDCAQTRMIDSSGVGSLVMLLRRCNQAGLAMELWSVNDQLKLALSLAGLDQMLTLVDGSDAITQSTLDAVPERGSLTHPSVRCWPKRVIDVVGSGIGLVITALLFIPIAIAIRSEGKGPILFSQTRCGLMGRRFRLWKFRSMVTDAEALKHTVTNQASGAIFKNENDPRITRVGRFLRRTSLDELPQFWNVFIGDMSLIGTRPPTPDEVEIYNVPEWRRFDVRPGLSGEWQVYGRSKVTSFEDIIELDLRYQRRWSFSYDLRLIVRTFRVLLSKQSGAM, from the coding sequence ATGAGCCTGATCCCCGACCATCCCTACCTGGTGAGCGAGGCCGGCGGCAGCCTCATCATCACCGTGCCTCAGCTGCTCACCGTCAATGAGGCCGATGCCTTCCGCTCCTTCCTGGAGGAACGACTGAACGGCGCGGAGGGGCTGAAACGCCTGATCCTGGATTGCGCCCAGACCCGCATGATCGACAGCAGCGGCGTCGGCTCCCTGGTGATGCTGCTGCGGCGATGCAATCAGGCCGGCCTCGCCATGGAGCTCTGGAGCGTGAATGACCAGCTGAAGCTGGCACTCTCCCTGGCCGGGCTGGACCAGATGCTGACCCTGGTGGACGGCTCCGATGCCATCACTCAGAGCACGCTGGACGCGGTGCCGGAGCGGGGCTCGCTCACCCACCCCTCGGTTCGCTGCTGGCCCAAACGGGTGATCGACGTGGTGGGGTCGGGCATCGGCCTGGTGATCACGGCTCTGCTGTTCATTCCGATCGCCATCGCCATCCGCTCCGAGGGCAAGGGCCCGATCCTGTTCAGCCAGACCCGCTGCGGGCTGATGGGGCGCCGCTTCCGGCTGTGGAAGTTCCGCTCGATGGTCACCGATGCCGAGGCGCTGAAGCACACGGTGACCAATCAGGCCAGCGGCGCGATCTTCAAGAACGAGAACGATCCCCGCATCACCCGGGTCGGGCGGTTTCTGCGCCGCACCAGCCTCGATGAGCTGCCCCAGTTCTGGAATGTCTTCATCGGCGACATGAGCCTGATCGGGACCCGGCCGCCCACACCCGATGAGGTGGAGATCTACAACGTGCCCGAATGGCGGCGGTTTGATGTGCGGCCCGGCCTCTCCGGTGAGTGGCAGGTGTACGGGCGCTCCAAAGTCACCAGTTTCGAGGACATCATCGAACTCGATCTGCGCTATCAGCGCCGCTGGAGTTTCAGTTACGACCTGCGCCTGATCGTCCGCACCTTCCGGGTGCTGCTCTCCAAGCAATCGGGTGCCATGTGA
- a CDS encoding ATP-binding protein produces the protein MAPPPEGSGWVLRRSFPSDIAALPAVMEWLSEGLRSRLSGALVLEAEIAVTEIFSNIARHGHAHLPPDTPIAIAVTWSEAALLIEAHSHDVRFDVSEELEERRRLMRSSDYSPLEHERHWGLRILANLVDQRGWSIESCLPDPGTRLIRLRKPSPAGAGPA, from the coding sequence ATGGCCCCGCCACCCGAGGGTTCCGGCTGGGTGCTGCGCCGCAGCTTCCCCAGCGACATCGCCGCCCTGCCCGCGGTGATGGAGTGGCTGAGTGAGGGCCTCAGATCGCGGCTGAGCGGCGCCCTCGTCCTCGAGGCGGAGATCGCCGTGACCGAGATCTTCTCCAACATCGCCCGCCACGGCCACGCCCACCTGCCGCCGGACACGCCGATCGCGATCGCGGTGACCTGGAGCGAGGCGGCTCTGCTGATCGAGGCCCACTCCCATGACGTTCGCTTCGACGTCAGCGAGGAGCTGGAGGAGCGGCGGCGGCTGATGCGCTCCAGCGATTACTCGCCGCTGGAGCATGAGCGCCACTGGGGCCTTCGAATCCTGGCCAATCTCGTGGACCAGCGCGGCTGGTCGATCGAATCCTGCCTGCCGGATCCCGGCACACGGCTGATCCGGTTGCGCAAGCCATCGCCCGCGGGGGCCGGACCGGCATGA
- a CDS encoding STAS domain-containing protein — translation MTASGAQGSESAADVARVLADPGLGLGDSDTLSTLAEEAISGGASTIELDCGAISFMDSRGFGSLIQFRNALCEKGTVLKLINIPRQMEMLLEITGTADLLKAGG, via the coding sequence ATGACCGCCAGCGGTGCGCAGGGTTCCGAATCCGCCGCGGATGTGGCACGGGTGCTGGCCGATCCCGGCCTCGGCCTCGGAGACAGCGACACCCTAAGCACGTTGGCCGAGGAGGCCATCTCCGGCGGAGCGTCCACGATCGAGCTCGACTGCGGGGCGATCAGCTTCATGGACAGCCGTGGTTTCGGATCCCTGATCCAGTTCCGCAATGCCCTCTGCGAGAAGGGCACGGTTCTGAAGCTGATCAACATCCCCAGGCAGATGGAGATGCTGCTGGAGATCACCGGCACCGCCGACCTGCTCAAAGCAGGCGGCTGA
- a CDS encoding bile acid:sodium symporter family protein: protein MFTVALPLALAFIMATLGLGLTGADFRFALRRPRPLLAGVLSQVVLLPLVALALIQLSGLRGELAVGVLILACCPGGITSNVMTKLARGDVALSISFTALASLITSVSLPLILQTTAPLLTDGGLPQVSVAGLSLRMFAMTTIPVVLGVALHRMRPSLALGLERRFTPVANGLFALILLITIISQWSTLMAQLGRLAPLLLLLNLVMLAIGTLVAGAMALPVPQVSTVAIESGFQNGTVGIAVGAVLATATAAATGAGTGPAAALSPYSLPSAVYGVVMMLTIGPYVLWRRSLSHAVTASRLADADSQGSTLRPGSSRETAPGSRSS from the coding sequence GTGTTCACCGTCGCCCTGCCCCTGGCGCTGGCCTTCATCATGGCCACCCTGGGCCTCGGTCTCACGGGCGCTGACTTCCGTTTCGCCCTGCGTCGGCCGCGTCCCCTCCTGGCCGGTGTGCTGTCTCAGGTGGTGCTGCTGCCGCTGGTGGCCCTGGCCCTGATCCAGCTCAGCGGCCTGCGCGGTGAGCTGGCCGTGGGGGTGCTGATCCTGGCCTGCTGCCCCGGCGGCATCACCTCCAACGTGATGACGAAGCTGGCGCGCGGAGACGTGGCCCTCTCGATCTCCTTCACCGCCCTGGCCAGCCTGATCACCAGCGTGAGCCTGCCTCTGATCCTTCAGACCACCGCACCGCTCCTGACCGACGGCGGCCTGCCGCAGGTCTCGGTGGCGGGGCTCAGCCTGCGCATGTTCGCCATGACCACCATTCCCGTGGTCCTGGGGGTGGCGCTGCACCGCATGCGGCCGTCGCTGGCCCTGGGGCTGGAACGCCGTTTTACGCCCGTGGCCAACGGCCTGTTCGCCCTGATCCTGCTGATCACGATCATCAGCCAGTGGTCCACGCTGATGGCGCAGCTCGGCCGGCTGGCTCCCCTGCTGCTGCTGCTCAACCTGGTGATGCTCGCCATCGGCACCCTGGTGGCCGGCGCCATGGCCCTGCCGGTGCCGCAGGTGAGCACGGTGGCCATCGAGAGCGGCTTCCAGAACGGCACCGTCGGAATCGCAGTGGGCGCTGTGCTGGCGACAGCCACCGCAGCGGCCACGGGGGCCGGCACCGGTCCGGCAGCGGCACTCAGCCCCTACAGCCTTCCCTCAGCGGTCTACGGGGTGGTGATGATGCTCACGATCGGCCCCTACGTGCTCTGGCGGCGTTCGCTCAGCCACGCGGTCACCGCGTCCAGGCTGGCGGACGCCGATTCCCAGGGCAGTACGTTGCGCCCCGGCAGCAGCCGTGAGACCGCTCCAGGCAGCCGCTCCTCGTAG
- a CDS encoding UDP-N-acetylglucosamine--LPS N-acetylglucosamine transferase produces the protein MKLLLVCSAGGQFRALHQLTDFWSQHERVWVTLPTDVTRHQLDGETVVWAHGPTHRNIPNLLRNLGLAFKVLLRERPDLVISTGTAVAVPFIGLARVLGSRTVFIESITRTRSLSLSARLCLPFLSRLYVHWPQLQALHPRSILIEH, from the coding sequence ATGAAGCTGCTGCTGGTCTGCTCGGCGGGAGGACAGTTCCGGGCGCTGCATCAGCTGACCGACTTCTGGTCGCAGCACGAGCGGGTCTGGGTGACGCTGCCGACGGACGTGACCCGCCATCAGCTCGACGGCGAAACGGTGGTGTGGGCCCACGGCCCCACGCACCGCAACATCCCCAACCTGCTGCGGAACCTCGGCCTGGCCTTCAAGGTGCTGCTACGGGAGCGCCCCGATCTGGTGATCAGCACCGGAACGGCAGTGGCGGTGCCGTTCATCGGCCTGGCCCGCGTGCTGGGCAGCCGCACGGTGTTCATCGAATCGATCACCCGCACCCGGTCGCTCTCGCTCTCGGCACGCCTCTGCCTGCCCTTTCTCTCCAGGCTCTACGTGCACTGGCCCCAGCTGCAGGCGCTGCACCCCCGCAGCATCCTGATCGAACACTGA
- a CDS encoding DUF3288 family protein: MSDEQNHPLYEQDRAITDRLLAAAEPGSDDVVDLARLLIRYDGFPGAADIRDDLSKALRLWGLSRQELNGRARALWESGHRPGSGQQEAVGSGFDTADQTGP; the protein is encoded by the coding sequence ATGAGCGACGAGCAGAACCATCCTCTCTATGAACAGGACCGGGCCATCACCGACCGTCTCCTGGCGGCGGCCGAGCCCGGCAGCGACGATGTGGTCGATCTGGCCCGGCTGCTGATCCGCTACGACGGGTTTCCGGGCGCCGCCGACATCCGGGATGACCTCAGCAAGGCGCTGCGGCTCTGGGGCCTGAGCCGGCAGGAGCTCAACGGCAGGGCCCGCGCCCTGTGGGAGAGCGGCCACCGGCCGGGCTCCGGCCAGCAGGAGGCCGTGGGGTCCGGCTTCGACACGGCCGATCAGACCGGCCCCTGA
- a CDS encoding glycosyltransferase, producing the protein MILVAAGNDPYPFDRLMEWVGLIIQRQLFGSEVVIQIGRCGVIPEGARIYRDVDSYHFDRLLEEAELVISHCGEDVLGLLEQRSMPFVLVPRAARYGEQVDDHQVELGRALQELGVPVAWSPTDLLRFLSEPRRSALEDLPSRSSAFLCRSLEQYAGRIER; encoded by the coding sequence ATGATTCTCGTGGCGGCGGGCAACGACCCCTATCCCTTCGATCGGCTGATGGAGTGGGTCGGCCTGATCATCCAGCGTCAGCTGTTCGGCAGTGAGGTGGTGATCCAGATCGGCCGCTGCGGCGTGATTCCCGAGGGAGCCCGCATCTACCGGGACGTGGACAGTTACCACTTCGACCGCCTGCTGGAGGAGGCGGAGCTGGTGATCAGTCACTGCGGCGAGGATGTGCTCGGCCTGCTGGAGCAGCGGAGCATGCCCTTCGTGCTGGTGCCCCGCGCGGCCCGCTACGGCGAGCAGGTGGACGACCACCAGGTGGAGCTGGGCCGCGCCCTGCAGGAGCTCGGGGTGCCGGTGGCCTGGAGCCCCACCGACCTGCTGCGCTTCCTGAGCGAGCCCAGGCGCTCCGCCCTCGAGGATCTGCCCAGCCGGTCCTCCGCCTTCCTGTGCCGCAGCCTCGAGCAGTACGCCGGCCGGATCGAACGATGA
- a CDS encoding glycosyltransferase family A protein, with protein sequence MAQVAVVIPAYNAAATLEGTLASVRDQTLTDWELVVVDDGSIDGTAELVRGWSDRDPRIQLLQCSNGGVSRARNTGVAATSAPLIAFLDADDLWRPAKLAAHVAQFAAHTQLGVAFSRVAFLRADGQPTGVISSARLHRLRPQHFLEENPTCTTSSWVVRRCVFNSVGGFTVGMQYSEDLEWLFRASLQPGWEIEGLKAPLTGYRTQEGGLSADLERMEDGWQALMDRARTIAPDVVARHGAHAEAVHLRYLARRAIRLQQPARRVWGFLSRSLRCSPWLPLQEPRRTLLTIAAALLVSLRERLTRLRRGVAGPRLRS encoded by the coding sequence ATGGCCCAGGTCGCGGTGGTGATCCCGGCCTACAACGCGGCCGCCACGCTCGAGGGGACCCTGGCCAGCGTGCGCGACCAGACCCTGACGGACTGGGAACTGGTGGTGGTGGACGACGGCTCCATCGATGGGACGGCCGAGCTGGTGCGCGGCTGGAGCGACAGGGATCCGCGCATTCAGCTGCTGCAGTGTTCCAACGGTGGCGTCTCGCGGGCCCGCAACACCGGCGTGGCCGCCACCTCAGCCCCGCTGATCGCGTTTCTCGACGCGGACGATCTGTGGAGACCCGCCAAGCTGGCCGCCCACGTGGCTCAGTTCGCGGCTCACACCCAGCTCGGAGTGGCCTTCAGCCGGGTCGCCTTTCTCAGGGCCGATGGCCAGCCCACGGGCGTGATCTCCAGCGCCCGGCTGCACCGGCTGCGTCCGCAGCACTTCCTTGAGGAGAACCCCACCTGCACCACCTCGAGCTGGGTGGTGCGGCGCTGCGTGTTCAACAGCGTCGGCGGCTTCACCGTGGGCATGCAGTACAGCGAGGATCTCGAGTGGCTCTTCCGCGCCAGCCTCCAGCCCGGCTGGGAGATCGAGGGTCTGAAGGCCCCCCTCACCGGCTACCGCACCCAGGAGGGGGGCCTCTCCGCTGATCTGGAGCGGATGGAGGACGGCTGGCAGGCCCTGATGGATCGGGCCCGCACGATCGCGCCCGATGTGGTGGCCCGCCACGGAGCTCACGCCGAAGCGGTGCATCTGCGCTACCTCGCCCGACGCGCGATCCGGCTGCAGCAGCCGGCCCGGCGCGTCTGGGGCTTTCTCTCCCGCAGCCTGCGCTGCAGCCCCTGGCTGCCGCTGCAGGAGCCCCGCCGCACCCTGCTCACGATCGCGGCGGCCCTGCTGGTGAGCCTGCGCGAGCGGCTGACACGCCTGAGGCGCGGCGTTGCCGGCCCCAGACTCCGTTCGTAG
- a CDS encoding PP2C family protein-serine/threonine phosphatase codes for MGRVPAWMGNSVDLRCAFHYSGSLGGGDFAEVVPLSPHLLAFYLVDVTGHGDAVQGFCPLIRAYMRAVLCTGVSPLPPEALLQCMNQDLCSRGHGLSTFAIWFAVFDSERRILRYSSAGHPPAYLMEPVRRSVGLRFWERSRPARESLTARALSCRTPAIGMVPDLRFRGADVAVHHGSRLYLFSDGLYECADAPDDWNLTALVDLLRERDGEAARGGRPADPSALMQEVEGRMGRAGFDDDVSLLTLHFP; via the coding sequence TTGGGCCGCGTTCCCGCCTGGATGGGCAACAGCGTTGACCTGCGCTGTGCCTTTCATTATTCGGGTTCCCTCGGTGGCGGCGATTTCGCCGAGGTGGTTCCCCTCTCACCGCACCTGCTCGCCTTCTACCTGGTGGACGTCACCGGCCACGGCGACGCGGTGCAGGGGTTCTGCCCCCTGATCCGGGCCTACATGCGGGCCGTGCTCTGCACGGGGGTCTCACCCCTTCCGCCCGAGGCGCTGCTGCAGTGCATGAACCAGGACCTCTGCTCCCGCGGCCATGGCCTGAGCACCTTCGCCATCTGGTTCGCCGTGTTCGACAGCGAACGCCGCATCCTGCGCTACTCCAGCGCCGGCCATCCCCCCGCCTACCTGATGGAGCCGGTGCGCCGCAGCGTGGGGTTGCGCTTCTGGGAACGCTCCCGCCCGGCCCGCGAGAGCCTGACGGCCCGCGCCCTGAGCTGCCGCACCCCGGCCATCGGCATGGTGCCGGACCTGCGCTTCCGCGGCGCCGATGTGGCCGTTCATCACGGCAGCCGGTTGTACCTGTTCAGTGACGGGCTCTATGAGTGCGCGGATGCGCCTGACGACTGGAACCTCACCGCCCTGGTGGATCTGCTGCGCGAGCGCGACGGTGAGGCGGCCCGCGGCGGCAGGCCGGCCGACCCATCAGCCCTGATGCAGGAGGTGGAGGGGCGGATGGGCCGGGCGGGATTCGACGACGACGTCTCCCTGCTGACCCTGCATTTCCCCTGA